The following nucleotide sequence is from Acidobacteriota bacterium.
GGCGACTTCAAACCCTGAAGCGACACATCTGGCATGAAATTCTTCGGGGAGAGGATCTTCTGTGATCTGAACTTTGGTGCTCCTCGTCAGATTCATGATGTGCGCCTCGTTGTCAGCGGCGAGTTTCAGCCTTTTCCTCTTATCGCTTCGGATGATCAATTCAATCTTTCTGGAAGGATCGATGTTATTCTCTGCCCGAAGATTTCTGATCCTGGTGATAAGCTCCATGAGGATCGCCATCTCTCCCTCTGCCTTTTCATCAAAGCATTCTTCCTGTGCTACGGGGTATGGTGCCACCGTGATGGAATCTCCCTGATGCGGAATCTTCTGCCATAATTCTTCTGTTAAAAAGGGCATAAAAGGATGAAGCAGTCTAAGGACCTTGTCCAGCACTTCGACAAGAACGGCCATACTGACCTCTTTCCTTTTCTCGTCTCCCATGAGCAGGGATGGTTTCACGAGCTCGATATACCAATCACAGAACTGATGCCAGAGGAAATGATAGAGTTGATTGGCGGCTTGATCGAAGCGGTAGGACCCCAGGGTCCGATTAACATCGCCGACAAGTTTGTTAACTGCGCTCAAGATCCAGCGGTCAACAAGGATCAAATCCTTCAGGTCATAGGTAAGCTTGATCGAGCCTTCCGGAAGACTGCCAAGGACAAACCGTGTCGCGTTCCAGAGCTTGTTGGCAAATGCCCGATATCCTGCCATACGTTCAGGAGCAAGCGGGATGTCCATCCCTGGGGCGGCGAGGATGGCCAGCGTGAATCGAACGGCATCTGTTCCATACTGCAACATGATCTCTTCGGTGTCGATAACATTTCCCTTGGATTTGGACATCTTATGTCCCTTCTCGTCCCGAATCAACCCGTTGTAGTAAACGCCCCTGAATGGAACGTCACCGCCGAATTTAAGGCCCATCATGATCATTCTGGCCACCCAGAAGAAGATGATGTCGAACCCTGTGATGAGAGTGGTTGTCGGGTAGTACCTCTTCAGGTCGGTCGTTTGTTCAGGCCATCCCATGGCGGAGAATGGCCAGAGTGCGGATGAGAACCACGTATCCAGTACATCTTCATCCTGCTTGAGTTCCTTATTCTCACATCTGGAGCATGCCGCAGGTTCCTTCACGTCCACCATGATCTCCCCGCAGGAGCAGTACCAAGCCGGAATCCTGTGCCCCCACCAGAGCTGCCTCGATATGCACCAGTCATGGATGTTTCGCATCCATTCGAAGTATGTTTTCTTCCAAATATCAGGTATGAACCTGATCCTGCCCTCATCGACAACCGTAATTGCAGGAGCAGCCAGTGTTTCCATCTTCATGAACCATTGGGTAGAAACAAGCGGCTCTACGACGGTGTTGCATCTCTGACATTTGCCGATCGAATATGTGTAATTCTTTACGTCTGAGAGAAGCTTTTCCCTCCGTAACCTCTCCACGATGAGCTTCCTGCATTTATAGCGGTCAAGCGACTTGAACTCGCCGGCATTCTCGTTCATCTTCCCCTCCTCGTCTATCACGACTATCAGTGGAAGCTTAAGCCGCTTGGATACTGCGAAGTCGTTGAAATCATGTGCTGGCGTTACTTTCACGGCCCCTGTTCCGAATTCCGGGTCGACAAAGTGATCTGCAATGATTGGAATCTCTCTTTCCATGATGGGCAGGATGATAGTTTGGCCGAGCAGTTTTTCGTAGCGCTTATCCGAAGGATTCACGGCAACGGCCGTGTCGCCCAGCATCGTTTCCGGTCGCGTTGTTGCGACCGTTACGTGAGCCTTTTTCCCTTTCAGAGGGTAGAGGATGTAATAGAGCTTCCCCTGAATCTCTCCATGAACAACTTCCAGATCGGAGAGAGCCGTCTTGCAGCGAGGGCACCAGTTCACGATGTACTTATCCCGGTAGATTAGCCCTTCCCTGTAGAGCCTGACGAAGACCTCTCTCACGGCACGCGAGAGCATCGGATCAAGGGTGAATCTTGTGCGTGACCAATCGCAGGATGATCCCAGTCTCTTCAAGGTTTCTATAATCTTTTCCGAGTACTGTTTCTTCCATTCCCAGACCCTTTCTTCGAATTTCTGTCTTCCAAGCATCTGTCTGGCGGTTCCTTCTTTCTGGAGTTCCCTCTCCACCACGATCTGCGTGGCGATGCCGGCATGGTCGTATCCAGGCAGCCAGAGGACATCGTACCCAGACATTCTCTTCCATCGCACAACAATGTCTTGAAGTGTGTAATTCAACGCATGGCCGACATGTAGCGTTCCCGTGATGTTGGGAGGAGGTATCACTATGCAGAATGGTTCTCTCTCCGAAAGAGGATCTGCCTTGAAGAATTCTTTCTCGATCCAGAATGAGTACCACTTCTTTTCAAATTTTTCGGGCAAGTATTCCTTTTCTATCTCCATGACCTTCCATCACTTCTTTTTCAACAATCTGCTCATCGTCTCCTCTAATAAAAAAAGTAGGTCTGCAAGCCTACTTTAGCAATAAACTTTAGTTTTTTTAGGGATGCATCCGATCATTCGGAAGCATGTTCTTCCAGTTCTTTGATCCGTTCCCTGATGATCCTTTCCGCTGTTTCTGATATGGTCTCTTTTATCACTTTCTTTACAAAATCTTCGGACAGCATTTGGAAGACCTTTCTGGCGATGGATTCAATCTCCTCCTCGGATAATCGCAGGAAGGGCTGTTCTGCATATTCTGGTTCTCTCTCATTCTCAGAACCTGCGCCTGATCTCCGAGTTTGAAAACGCTCTTCGCCTTTCTGTTCAACATGCACCGGAGCTTTTTGAGTCTTGAAATGAGGAGAGATTGCGGCAGTAGAGTCGGATATCTCGAGCGCCGTATCGAGATCAACCGGAAAATCTTCTATTTCTGATTCGCTTGGATGAATTCGGGCCTCTGACTGTCCAACCTCTTCATGAGCCGAAGCTTCCAGTTCAGGGATGGCAGGCTCTTCCATGACGGGATTCAGAATCTTTTCCACTTTTTCTATGAGGAACCTTGATTCGAAGGGCTTTGTTAGGATCCCATCAGCGCCGGACATTTCCGCTCTATCCCTGTCAAACGGTTCGAAAGCCCCTGAAAGGAGGAGCACTGGGACATGGGAAAAGTCAGCCATGCTTTTAATCGTGCTGCAGAGTGTGTAACCGTCCATTTCCGGCATGATCGTGTCTGCCAGAACGATATCCGGAAGATACTGGTTGAATTTTGAAAGCGCTTCCCTTCCATTCCCTGCACAGAAGACCTCGTAATCACCACCCATGAAGGCCATTTCTATAACTTTCTGTATCGTTATGCTATCATCAGCAACAAGTATCTTCTTTTTCATAACAGGTAGGAAGGCTTTAACCTATTTCATTGCTGAAAAATATCACTCAAGCCAAGAGTTGTCAAGCCTTTTGCGTAGCACGCCTGACACGAAATGATAATTTGAAGATTAGCCTTTATAAAGATATGGCATGAAGGTGAGCAAGATGGGATTCCATGACCAACCGGCTGGAGAGGCTGATCCGCCCTGACATGTTGATGGTTTTCTTGATTAAATCGATCTGCCTGAAATCCAGTCGCGAGATTCTTTGTGCCATCGATCGTGCTTTCATCAGAATTTCTCCATCTCTCAAAGCGCGATCGTTGTCGTCATAATCCTTCGGCACCAGTCCGATCATTTCGGCCTCACGAAGATTGATCCTTCTTCCCTCGATCAGGATTGAAGAGCTTTTCCTCCTTCCCGCAACCCGGGCGAGTCTAAAATTGCCTCCCCATCCCGTTATGAATCCCCTCGAGGTTCCAGGATGCTGAAAGTAACTCCCAGGAGAAGCAAGGATGATATCGCAGGCCAGAGCCAGGTCAAACCCGCCGCCGATACAATAACCTTCCACTGCGGATATGAATATGATTTTAGATAAAGAGATGATGGAAAAGATTCTTTGACCTGATTCGGAGTAATCCACTCCGTCCCGACTGTTGAGCCCTTTCAGTTCCTGCATGTCGGCGCCGGCAGCAAAGCCGTCGCCGTGTCCGGATGAAATAATTGCCACTTTGATTGAGCCATAATTCCTAATTGTAGTTATGGCCTGCAGGAAAGAGGCCATAAATGATCGATCTAGAATATTGATGCCGTTCGACCGTTCTATCCGGACCTCGGCAATGGGTGGGGAAATCTTCAAATTGATCATTTCTTGAGTTGTCGAGGCTGAATGTTCATCTTGACCCATTCGATTATCTCCCTGGTGGAAGCTCCGGGAGTGAATAACTCCAGAACACCTTTCTCTTTCAATCCCGGGATGTCTTCTTTAGGGATGATGCCTCCTCCAAATAGCTTGATGTCGTCAGCCCCTCGTTCTGAGAGGAGCTGTAGGACGCTAGGAAAAAGATGATTGTGGGCTCCGGAGAGGATGCTTAATCCAATGGCATCAACATCTTCCTGAATGGCAGTCTGAACGACCATCTCAGGGGTCTGATGAAGGCCTGTGTATATGACCTCGAAACCCGCATCTCTCAGGGCGCGTGCTATGATCTTAGCCCCCCTGTCATGGCCATCGAGACCGATTTTCCCGATGAGAAGTCTGATCTTCTTCTTTTCAGGCATAATGTTCCACCTCTCTTCAGATGACGGAAGCTTCCCTGTACTCGCCAAAGACTTTCTTCATAGTATCGCAGATCTCGCCGATACTGGCATAGGCTCTCACAGCATCGAGTATGCGGGGCATGAGATTCTCCCCGCCATGTGCTGCTTCCATGAGCCTATCCAGACATTCCTTCACTTTTCCAGCGTTCCTCATGTTCTTGACGTTCTGCAATCTCTTCTTCTGTTCAATCTCGGTCTCTTCGCCGATCTTCAGTATCTCGATTGGCTTTTCCTCTTCCATGATGTACTTGTTCACGCCGACGACCGTCTTTTCTTTACGGTCCAGTTGCTGCTGATAACGGTAGGCAGCATCTGCAATCTCCTTCTGCGGAAATCCTGCCTCGATGGCGTTGACCATCCCTCCCATCTCATCGATCCTGTTGATATAACCCATGGCCTCCTCTTCTATCTTATCGGTAAGCGCTTCGACAAAGTAAGATCCCCCAAGAGGGTCGATGCTATTGGCAACACCGCTTTCTTCGGCGATGATCTGCTGTGTCCTGAGAGCGATCCGGACGGCTTTTTCAGTGGGAAGAGCGAGAGTCTCATCCATTGAGTTCGTGTGGAGCGATTGCGTTCCGCCAAGGACAGCAGCGAGAGCTTGAATGGTGACCCTCACGATGTTATTGTGCGGCTGCTGCGCGGTTAGAGAACATCCTGCCGTCTGCGTGTGAAACCGAAGCATCCAGGATCTGGGATCCTTTACCTTGAACCTTTCTCTCATGACCCGGGACCAGATCCTCCGCGCGGCTCTCATCTTGGCGATCTCCTCAAAAAAGTCGTTGTGGGAGTTGAAGAAAAAGGAGAGCCTGGGAGCAAAACCGTCAATATCGAGGCCAGCCTCTATCCCCGCCTTGACATATTCGATCCCATCGGCAAGCGTAAAGGCGAGTTCCTGTACGGCAGTCGATCCTGCTTCCCGGATGTGATAGCCGCTGATGCTGATCGTGTTCCACTTTGGTACTTTTTTCATGCAGTATGCCATGATGTCTGTGATGATCCTTATAGAAGGGCGCGGCGGGTATATCCATTCCTTCTGGGCGATGTATTCCTTGAGGATGTCATTCTGGATCGTTCCCTCGAGTTTATAGCTCTGGACTCCCTGTTTCTCCCCTACCGCAATGTACATGGCAAACAGGACTGAAGCCGGTGCATTGATTGTCATAGATGTCGATATTTTATCCAGAGGGATCCCGTCGAAGAGAACCTCCATGTCGGCGAGCGTGTCTATGGCAACCCCTTCCTTGCCTACTTCTCCCTGTGCAAGGGGATGGTCCGAATCTATCCCCATAAGGGTAGGAAGATCGAAGGCAACACTTAGCCCAGTCTGTCCGTGGTCGAGAAGGTAGTGATACCTGTTGTTGGTGTCCTTTGCCGTCCCAAAGCCAGAGAATTGCCTCATGGTCCAGAGGCGTCCCCGGTACATTGTGGGATGGATCCCGCGGGTATAAGGATACTCTCCTGGAAATCCGAGTTTTTCATAGTAATCAAAGTTCGCGAGGTCTTCCAGTGTGTAGAGCCTTTCGATCGGCATGCTGGAGACCGTTGTGAAAGAAATTGATCTTTCCTTGTTCTCGTTAAGATGAGGCTTGAGCGTCTGTTCGAGCCATTCCTTCTTGCTCTTCGCTCTGTTCTTTGATCTTGACACTTCCATCTCTCTTAAACAAAGATGTTAGCTTAAAGGTTATCAATTTCACCTGATTCTTCATGCGAGTAGCCTTCTCGCGATGATGAGCCTCTGGATCTCAGAAGTTCCTTCATAGATCGTTGTCACGCGGGCGTCCCTGAAGTATCTCTCTACGCTGTACTCTTTCGAATAACCGTAGGCACCATGGATCTGAAGCGCCATGGATGCCACATGGCAGGCCGTTTCTGATGCGAAGAGCTTGGCCATGGATGCCTCTTTCGTGAAGGACTGAACGTTGGCTTCCCTCAGCATGGAAGCATGCATGACGAGGAGTCTGGCCGCCTCGATCCGCGTGGCCATGTCAGCGAGCATGAACTGAATGGCCTGAAGCTCTGCAATGGGCCTCCCGAAAGCTTCCCTCTGTCTTGCATAAAAATTAGCCTCATCGAGGGCAGCCTGGGCGATACCTACAGCCTGCGCACCAACACTGATCCTCGAACCATCCAGCGAATGGAGGGCAATTCTCAACCCGTCCCCTTCCTTTCCCAGCAGGTTCTCAGCGGGAACCTTGCAATCCTCAAGTACGATGTCCGCTGTCTTGGAACATCGCAACCCCATTTTGTCTTCGACTTTTCCAAAGCTAAATCCCTTGAAGTTCCTCTCGACAATGAAGGCGCTGATGGCTTCTCTCCTGGAAGGGTCCATCGAAGCCAAGACAACGAAAATCTCTCCCACGATGGCGTTAGTCACCCATGCCTTTGTACCGTTCAGGATATACTGTTCACCTTGCTTCTCTGCCCGGCATCTAACATTGGCTGCATCTGAGCCAGCGCCAGGTTCCGTCAGGGCAAAGCCGCCGATCATCTTTCCAGAGGCCAGTGGTCGTAGGTATCTCTCCTTCTGTTCTTCAGTACCGAATCTGTAAATGGGATAGACGCATACAGAATTAGTCACGCTCACAGTGATAGCGACTGAAGCAGAAACCTTTGCAATCTCCTCGATGGCAAGGGCGTAAGAGATGGAATCTAGGCCCGAACCACCGTACTTTTCTGGAGCGGTCATTCCGAGCAATCCGAGCTCTCCCATTTTGGAAGTGATCACAGCCGGGAATTCCTCTTTACTCTCGAGGTTGCTGATGACAGGTTTGAGTTCAGTCTGGACGAAATCCCTGACCATATCCCTTATCATCAGCTGTTCTTGTGTAAATTCCAATCGCATGTTCCTCTCTTGCTCTGCATGATAATCATCTAAAATTAGTTTCCTTTGAGGATAAGGCCCGAGATGATCAGCCTCTGGATTTCTGATGTCCCTTCGTAGATCTCGGTGATCTTTGCATCTCTAAAGAAACGTTCCATTGGGTACTCGTTGATGTATCCGTAGCCCCCGAAGATCTGAATCCCCTTGATGGCAGATTTCATTGCCACTTCGGAAGCAAAGAGCTTGGCCATGGAAGATTCCAGGGTGTACTTTGCGCCGGAATCCCTCTTCATTGCAGCCCTGTAATTGAGAAGCCTCGCCGCCTCTATCTCCGTCGCCATGTCCGAGAGCATCCATTGGATTGCCTGAAACTCCGAGATCGGTTTCCCGAACTGAACCCTCTCTTTAGAATACTTGAGGGATTCATCAAGGATTGCCTGGGCGATCCCCACCGCCTG
It contains:
- a CDS encoding acyl-CoA dehydrogenase family protein, whose amino-acid sequence is MRLEFTQEQLMIRDMVRDFVQTELKPVISNLESKEEFPAVITSKMGELGLLGMTAPEKYGGSGLDSISYALAIEEIAKVSASVAITVSVTNSVCVYPIYRFGTEEQKERYLRPLASGKMIGGFALTEPGAGSDAANVRCRAEKQGEQYILNGTKAWVTNAIVGEIFVVLASMDPSRREAISAFIVERNFKGFSFGKVEDKMGLRCSKTADIVLEDCKVPAENLLGKEGDGLRIALHSLDGSRISVGAQAVGIAQAALDEANFYARQREAFGRPIAELQAIQFMLADMATRIEAARLLVMHASMLREANVQSFTKEASMAKLFASETACHVASMALQIHGAYGYSKEYSVERYFRDARVTTIYEGTSEIQRLIIARRLLA
- a CDS encoding enoyl-CoA hydratase/isomerase family protein, whose protein sequence is MGQDEHSASTTQEMINLKISPPIAEVRIERSNGINILDRSFMASFLQAITTIRNYGSIKVAIISSGHGDGFAAGADMQELKGLNSRDGVDYSESGQRIFSIISLSKIIFISAVEGYCIGGGFDLALACDIILASPGSYFQHPGTSRGFITGWGGNFRLARVAGRRKSSSILIEGRRINLREAEMIGLVPKDYDDNDRALRDGEILMKARSMAQRISRLDFRQIDLIKKTINMSGRISLSSRLVMESHLAHLHAISL
- a CDS encoding response regulator gives rise to the protein MKKKILVADDSITIQKVIEMAFMGGDYEVFCAGNGREALSKFNQYLPDIVLADTIMPEMDGYTLCSTIKSMADFSHVPVLLLSGAFEPFDRDRAEMSGADGILTKPFESRFLIEKVEKILNPVMEEPAIPELEASAHEEVGQSEARIHPSESEIEDFPVDLDTALEISDSTAAISPHFKTQKAPVHVEQKGEERFQTRRSGAGSENEREPEYAEQPFLRLSEEEIESIARKVFQMLSEDFVKKVIKETISETAERIIRERIKELEEHASE
- a CDS encoding methylmalonyl-CoA mutase family protein — encoded protein: MEVSRSKNRAKSKKEWLEQTLKPHLNENKERSISFTTVSSMPIERLYTLEDLANFDYYEKLGFPGEYPYTRGIHPTMYRGRLWTMRQFSGFGTAKDTNNRYHYLLDHGQTGLSVAFDLPTLMGIDSDHPLAQGEVGKEGVAIDTLADMEVLFDGIPLDKISTSMTINAPASVLFAMYIAVGEKQGVQSYKLEGTIQNDILKEYIAQKEWIYPPRPSIRIITDIMAYCMKKVPKWNTISISGYHIREAGSTAVQELAFTLADGIEYVKAGIEAGLDIDGFAPRLSFFFNSHNDFFEEIAKMRAARRIWSRVMRERFKVKDPRSWMLRFHTQTAGCSLTAQQPHNNIVRVTIQALAAVLGGTQSLHTNSMDETLALPTEKAVRIALRTQQIIAEESGVANSIDPLGGSYFVEALTDKIEEEAMGYINRIDEMGGMVNAIEAGFPQKEIADAAYRYQQQLDRKEKTVVGVNKYIMEEEKPIEILKIGEETEIEQKKRLQNVKNMRNAGKVKECLDRLMEAAHGGENLMPRILDAVRAYASIGEICDTMKKVFGEYREASVI
- a CDS encoding valine--tRNA ligase; its protein translation is MEIEKEYLPEKFEKKWYSFWIEKEFFKADPLSEREPFCIVIPPPNITGTLHVGHALNYTLQDIVVRWKRMSGYDVLWLPGYDHAGIATQIVVERELQKEGTARQMLGRQKFEERVWEWKKQYSEKIIETLKRLGSSCDWSRTRFTLDPMLSRAVREVFVRLYREGLIYRDKYIVNWCPRCKTALSDLEVVHGEIQGKLYYILYPLKGKKAHVTVATTRPETMLGDTAVAVNPSDKRYEKLLGQTIILPIMEREIPIIADHFVDPEFGTGAVKVTPAHDFNDFAVSKRLKLPLIVVIDEEGKMNENAGEFKSLDRYKCRKLIVERLRREKLLSDVKNYTYSIGKCQRCNTVVEPLVSTQWFMKMETLAAPAITVVDEGRIRFIPDIWKKTYFEWMRNIHDWCISRQLWWGHRIPAWYCSCGEIMVDVKEPAACSRCENKELKQDEDVLDTWFSSALWPFSAMGWPEQTTDLKRYYPTTTLITGFDIIFFWVARMIMMGLKFGGDVPFRGVYYNGLIRDEKGHKMSKSKGNVIDTEEIMLQYGTDAVRFTLAILAAPGMDIPLAPERMAGYRAFANKLWNATRFVLGSLPEGSIKLTYDLKDLILVDRWILSAVNKLVGDVNRTLGSYRFDQAANQLYHFLWHQFCDWYIELVKPSLLMGDEKRKEVSMAVLVEVLDKVLRLLHPFMPFLTEELWQKIPHQGDSITVAPYPVAQEECFDEKAEGEMAILMELITRIRNLRAENNIDPSRKIELIIRSDKRKRLKLAADNEAHIMNLTRSTKVQITEDPLPEEFHARCVASGFEVAIPLKGIIDTSREKNRIEREITKLDKEIGNKNKKLSNEAFLSNAPKDIVEKEKQIHRELLEKKKKLLKNLTLITKAGK
- a CDS encoding cobalamin B12-binding domain-containing protein: MPEKKKIRLLIGKIGLDGHDRGAKIIARALRDAGFEVIYTGLHQTPEMVVQTAIQEDVDAIGLSILSGAHNHLFPSVLQLLSERGADDIKLFGGGIIPKEDIPGLKEKGVLELFTPGASTREIIEWVKMNIQPRQLKK